In Massilia antarctica, the following are encoded in one genomic region:
- a CDS encoding OPT family oligopeptide transporter, producing the protein MANVVQAGPKEITIRGIILGIVITLVFTAAQVYLGLKVGLTFATSIPAAVISMALLSAFKDATIQENNIVQTIASAAGTLASVIFVLPGLLMIGWWAHVPFWPTFGACAIGGVLGVMYTVPLRRALVSQSDLPYPEGVAAAEVLKVGTSSRSGAAEGKLGLMAVIWGSATSALFAAAAGAKIMAAEVAVYFKTGSGATGIGAASSLALLGAGHLMGITVGIAMLVGLIIAWGVLVPVLTSIDPMPALSAADHALGAWSKQVRIIGAGAIGAAAIVTLAGLGKPVLGGLKSALETARKAKMTGAEIPRADQDLPIFVVGLVTLLAMVPAGWLMASFLQGGVLSSLALPLVIVGVGYIVVAGVFAAAVCGYMAGLIGSSNSPVSGIAILTILGASLSVGFVGKHMMGPEVAHALVAYALFVTTVVLAVAVIGNDNLQDLKTGQLVGATPWKQQVGLLIGVGAGSAVVPLVLELLNRANGFAGAPNIGVISASPLAAPQATLISTLAKGVISHNLDWKLVGYGAALGLLLVIVDFVIRKASKDRYSLPPLGVGLAIYLPSAVTAPVVVGAVTGWLFERAVENATWGETAKRIGVLIMSGFIVGESLFNVGLAGLIVATGVGEPLAIPNSMGEGTQMLIALVLGGAIVGGLYRWAARNAEKVAA; encoded by the coding sequence ATGGCGAACGTCGTACAAGCCGGACCAAAAGAAATCACGATCAGGGGAATCATCCTCGGAATCGTCATCACCCTCGTCTTTACAGCCGCCCAGGTCTACCTTGGCCTGAAAGTCGGCCTTACCTTCGCTACCTCGATCCCGGCCGCCGTCATCTCGATGGCGCTCCTGAGCGCCTTCAAGGACGCCACGATCCAGGAAAACAACATCGTCCAGACCATCGCTTCGGCGGCGGGCACCCTGGCCTCGGTGATCTTCGTGCTGCCAGGCCTGTTGATGATCGGCTGGTGGGCGCACGTGCCGTTCTGGCCGACCTTCGGCGCCTGCGCCATCGGCGGTGTGCTGGGCGTGATGTATACAGTACCGCTGCGGCGCGCGCTGGTGTCGCAGTCCGACTTGCCCTATCCGGAAGGCGTGGCCGCGGCCGAAGTGCTCAAGGTCGGTACCTCGTCGCGCAGCGGCGCGGCCGAAGGCAAGCTCGGTCTGATGGCCGTCATCTGGGGCAGCGCGACGTCCGCGCTGTTCGCGGCCGCCGCCGGCGCCAAGATCATGGCCGCCGAAGTGGCCGTGTACTTCAAGACCGGCAGCGGCGCCACCGGCATCGGCGCCGCCAGTTCGCTCGCGCTGCTGGGCGCCGGCCACCTGATGGGCATCACCGTCGGCATCGCCATGCTGGTCGGCCTGATCATCGCCTGGGGCGTCCTGGTGCCTGTACTGACGTCGATCGACCCGATGCCGGCCCTGTCGGCCGCCGACCACGCGCTCGGCGCGTGGAGCAAGCAGGTGCGCATCATCGGCGCCGGCGCGATCGGCGCGGCCGCCATCGTCACCCTGGCCGGCCTGGGCAAACCCGTGCTGGGCGGGCTCAAGTCGGCCCTGGAGACGGCCCGCAAGGCCAAGATGACCGGCGCCGAGATTCCACGCGCCGACCAGGATCTGCCGATCTTCGTCGTCGGCCTGGTGACCCTGCTGGCCATGGTGCCCGCCGGCTGGCTGATGGCCAGCTTCCTGCAGGGCGGCGTGCTGTCGAGCCTCGCGCTGCCGCTGGTGATCGTCGGCGTTGGCTACATCGTGGTGGCCGGCGTGTTCGCCGCCGCCGTGTGCGGCTACATGGCGGGCCTGATCGGCTCATCGAACTCGCCAGTGTCCGGCATCGCCATTCTCACCATCCTGGGCGCGTCGCTGAGCGTCGGCTTCGTCGGCAAGCACATGATGGGACCGGAAGTGGCCCATGCCCTGGTGGCCTACGCGCTGTTCGTCACCACCGTGGTGCTGGCGGTAGCTGTCATCGGCAACGACAATCTGCAAGACCTGAAAACCGGCCAACTGGTGGGCGCCACGCCGTGGAAGCAGCAGGTGGGCCTGTTGATCGGCGTCGGCGCCGGATCGGCCGTGGTGCCCCTGGTGCTCGAACTGCTCAACCGCGCCAACGGCTTCGCCGGCGCGCCGAATATCGGCGTGATCTCGGCAAGTCCCCTTGCCGCGCCCCAGGCCACCCTGATTTCGACCCTGGCCAAGGGCGTCATCAGCCACAACCTCGATTGGAAACTGGTCGGTTACGGCGCCGCGCTCGGCCTGCTGCTGGTGATCGTCGATTTCGTCATCAGGAAGGCCAGCAAGGATCGCTACAGCCTGCCGCCGCTCGGCGTGGGCCTGGCAATCTACCTGCCAAGCGCGGTGACCGCGCCGGTAGTGGTCGGCGCCGTCACCGGCTGGCTGTTCGAACGCGCCGTGGAGAACGCGACCTGGGGCGAAACGGCCAAGCGCATCGGCGTGCTGATCATGTCCGGATTTATCGTCGGCGAGAGCTTGTTCAACGTCGGCCTGGCCGGCCTGATCGTCGCCACGGGTGTGGGCGAACCGCTGGCCATCCCCAACAGCATGGGCGAAGGCACGCAGATGCTGATCGCCCTGGTGCTGGGCGGGGCGATCGTCGGCGGCCTGTATCGCTGGGCGGCGCGCAACGCCGAAAAAGTGGCCGCCTGA